From Polaribacter butkevichii, a single genomic window includes:
- the kbl gene encoding glycine C-acetyltransferase, translated as MYGKIKDTLNKELQEIKDAGLYKSERIITSSQDAVIKISTGEEVINFCANNYLGLSNHPEVIQAAKDTMDTHGFGMSSVRFICGTQDIHKQLEQRIANFYTTEDTILYAAAFDANGGVFEPLLTKEDAIISDSLNHASIIDGVRLCKAARYRYNNNDMASLEEQLIEANKQNHRFKMIVTDGVFSMDGIVAKLDEICDLADKYDALVMVDECHATGFIGKTGRGTVELKNVMDRVDIVTGTLGKALGGAMGGYTTGKKEIIEILRQRSRPYLFSNSLAPAIVGASLKVFDLISSDTSLRDKLEWNTNYFRTEMEKAGFDLVGADAAIVPVMLYDAKLAQVMANKLLEKGIYVIGFFFPVVPKEKARIRVQLSAAHTKEHLTKAIMAFIEVAKELSII; from the coding sequence ATGTACGGTAAAATTAAAGATACTTTAAATAAAGAGCTTCAAGAAATAAAAGATGCAGGGTTATATAAGTCAGAAAGAATTATCACCTCTTCTCAAGATGCTGTTATAAAAATTTCTACGGGAGAAGAAGTTATAAATTTTTGTGCAAATAATTATTTAGGGTTGTCTAATCATCCAGAAGTAATTCAGGCAGCAAAAGACACTATGGATACACATGGTTTTGGTATGTCTTCTGTTCGTTTTATTTGCGGAACACAAGATATTCACAAGCAATTAGAGCAAAGAATCGCAAATTTTTATACCACAGAAGATACCATTTTATATGCCGCGGCTTTTGATGCAAATGGAGGTGTTTTTGAACCTTTGTTAACAAAAGAAGATGCCATTATATCTGATAGTTTAAATCATGCATCTATTATAGATGGAGTTCGTTTGTGTAAAGCAGCAAGATATCGTTATAATAATAATGACATGGCTTCTCTAGAAGAGCAATTAATTGAGGCGAATAAACAAAATCATCGTTTTAAAATGATAGTTACCGATGGTGTTTTTTCTATGGACGGAATTGTAGCAAAGCTCGATGAAATTTGTGATTTGGCAGATAAATATGATGCCTTGGTTATGGTAGATGAATGCCATGCGACAGGTTTTATAGGTAAAACGGGTAGAGGTACTGTAGAGTTAAAGAATGTAATGGATAGAGTAGATATTGTTACTGGTACTTTAGGAAAAGCTCTTGGTGGTGCAATGGGAGGTTATACAACAGGTAAAAAAGAAATTATAGAAATTTTACGTCAACGTTCTAGACCTTATTTGTTTTCTAATTCTTTAGCACCAGCAATTGTAGGTGCGTCTTTAAAGGTATTCGATTTAATTTCTAGTGATACTTCTCTAAGAGATAAATTAGAATGGAATACCAATTACTTTAGAACAGAAATGGAAAAAGCTGGTTTCGATTTAGTAGGTGCAGACGCGGCAATTGTACCTGTTATGTTATATGATGCAAAGCTTGCTCAGGTAATGGCAAATAAATTATTAGAAAAAGGAATTTATGTAATAGGTTTCTTTTTTCCTGTTGTGCCTAAAGAAAAAGCAAGAATAAGAGTCCAGTTATCTGCGGCTCACACTAAAGAACATCTAACTAAGGCTATTATGGCTTTCATTGAAGTAGCTAAAGAGTTGAGTATTATTTAG
- a CDS encoding OmpA family protein yields the protein MKRLKIAVIALFTLVTVSNVNAQDENNPWAVGFGVNVVDFYNGDDFGDQLEDLVGNGDWNILPSISRITGEKYLDKGFSLQLAGSLNKIEKFKNSDDAVDFLYWAVDAVVKYDLNNLVGQTGWFDPYVYLGGGYVSVDSNGEGMLNGGVGFNTWFNDNLGLNFQTGTKKGFSDNVRAHYQTSLGLVIKFGGNDTDGDGVYDKEDACPEVAGLKEFNGCPDADGDGVKDSDDACPNVAGLAAMNGCPDADGDGVADKDDMCPNSKGTKANKGCPDSDGDGVVDKDDKCASVAGPAANSGCPWPDTDGDGVLDKDDKCPTVAGVASQGGCPEPVITKKDIEVLNFTAKSILFNSGRSTFKPGVTKQLDAIVAIMKKNSKATFAIGGHTDSSGAAATNLRLSEKRAISVRDYLVRNGIATTRLEAKGFGEGFPVDSNTTRAGKANNRRVEIKVTN from the coding sequence ATGAAACGATTAAAAATAGCTGTGATAGCTTTGTTTACGTTGGTAACAGTTAGTAACGTAAATGCACAAGATGAAAACAACCCTTGGGCTGTAGGTTTTGGTGTAAACGTAGTAGATTTTTACAATGGTGATGACTTTGGTGACCAATTGGAAGATTTAGTAGGAAATGGAGATTGGAATATTTTACCATCTATTTCTAGAATTACTGGAGAAAAATATTTAGATAAAGGTTTTTCTTTACAATTAGCAGGGTCTTTAAACAAGATTGAAAAATTTAAAAACAGTGATGATGCTGTTGATTTCCTTTATTGGGCTGTAGATGCAGTTGTAAAGTATGACTTAAATAACTTAGTAGGTCAAACAGGTTGGTTTGATCCTTATGTATATTTAGGTGGAGGTTATGTTTCTGTTGATTCTAACGGAGAAGGAATGCTTAATGGTGGTGTTGGTTTTAATACTTGGTTTAATGATAACTTAGGATTAAATTTTCAAACAGGAACTAAAAAAGGTTTTTCTGATAACGTAAGAGCTCATTATCAAACTTCTTTAGGTTTAGTAATTAAATTTGGAGGAAATGATACTGACGGAGATGGAGTATATGATAAAGAAGATGCTTGTCCTGAAGTAGCAGGATTAAAAGAATTTAACGGTTGTCCTGATGCTGATGGCGATGGAGTAAAAGATTCTGATGATGCTTGTCCTAATGTAGCAGGTTTAGCAGCAATGAATGGTTGTCCTGATGCTGACGGAGACGGTGTAGCTGATAAAGATGATATGTGTCCTAATTCTAAAGGAACTAAAGCAAATAAAGGTTGTCCAGATTCTGACGGAGACGGTGTTGTTGATAAAGACGATAAATGTGCTTCTGTTGCAGGACCAGCTGCTAATTCAGGTTGTCCTTGGCCAGATACAGACGGAGACGGTGTATTAGACAAAGATGATAAATGTCCAACTGTTGCAGGTGTTGCTTCTCAAGGAGGATGTCCAGAACCAGTTATTACTAAAAAAGATATTGAAGTACTTAACTTTACAGCTAAATCTATTTTATTTAACTCAGGAAGATCTACATTTAAACCAGGAGTTACTAAGCAATTAGATGCTATTGTTGCAATTATGAAGAAAAATAGTAAAGCAACTTTTGCTATTGGAGGTCATACAGATAGTAGTGGTGCAGCTGCAACTAACTTAAGATTATCTGAAAAAAGAGCAATTTCAGTTAGAGATTACTTAGTTAGAAATGGAATTGCTACTACAAGATTAGAGGCTAAAGGATTCGGAGAAGGTTTTCCAGTAGATTCTAATACTACAAGAGCAGGTAAAGCTAACAACAGAAGAGTTGAAATTAAAGTAACTAACTAG
- the atpD gene encoding F0F1 ATP synthase subunit beta: MSTITGKVSQIIGPVIDVEFNTDNELPKIYDSLEIKKADGSILVLEVQQHIGEDTVRTISMDATDGLSRGTEVIATGNPIQMPIGNDIYGRLFNVTGDAIDGLGNLKKEGKDGLPIHRSAPKFEDLSVSTEVLFTGIKVIDLIEPYAKGGKIGLFGGAGVGKTVLIQELINNIAKGHGGLSVFAGVGERTREGNDLLREMLESGIIKYGDDFMHSMEAGGWDLSKVDKPGMKESKATFVFGQMNEPPGARARVALSGLTIAEYFRDGAGEAQGKDVLFFVDNIFRFTQAGSEVSALLGRMPSAVGYQPTLATEMGAMQERITSTKKGSITSVQAVYVPADDLTDPAPATTFAHLDATTVLSRKIAELGIYPAVDPLDSTSRILSAEILGDEHYNTATAVKEILQRYKELQDIIAILGMEELSEEDKLVVHRARRVQRFLSQPFHVAEQFTGIPGVLVDIKDTIKGFNMIIDGELDKYPEAAFNLRGSIQDAIDAGEKMLAEA, translated from the coding sequence ATGTCTACAATAACAGGTAAAGTTTCACAAATTATTGGGCCAGTAATTGATGTTGAATTCAATACGGATAATGAACTTCCTAAAATTTACGATTCGTTAGAAATCAAAAAAGCTGACGGCTCTATATTAGTATTAGAGGTACAACAGCATATTGGAGAAGATACAGTTAGAACGATCTCGATGGATGCAACCGATGGATTAAGCAGAGGTACAGAAGTTATCGCTACCGGTAATCCTATTCAAATGCCAATTGGAAACGATATCTATGGTCGTTTATTTAATGTAACTGGAGATGCTATTGATGGTTTAGGTAATTTAAAAAAAGAAGGTAAAGATGGTTTGCCAATTCACAGATCTGCACCTAAGTTCGAAGACTTATCAGTATCTACTGAAGTTTTATTTACAGGTATAAAAGTAATCGACTTAATTGAGCCTTATGCAAAAGGAGGTAAAATTGGATTATTTGGTGGAGCAGGAGTAGGTAAAACAGTATTAATTCAAGAGTTAATTAACAATATTGCAAAAGGACATGGTGGTTTATCAGTTTTTGCGGGTGTTGGTGAGAGAACTCGTGAAGGAAATGATTTACTTAGAGAGATGTTAGAATCTGGAATTATCAAATATGGTGATGATTTTATGCATTCTATGGAAGCAGGAGGATGGGATTTATCTAAAGTAGATAAACCTGGAATGAAAGAATCTAAAGCTACTTTCGTATTCGGACAAATGAATGAGCCACCTGGAGCGCGTGCACGTGTTGCATTATCAGGTTTAACAATAGCAGAATATTTTAGAGATGGAGCAGGAGAAGCACAAGGTAAAGATGTACTTTTCTTCGTAGATAATATTTTCCGTTTTACGCAAGCAGGTTCAGAAGTGTCAGCACTTTTAGGACGTATGCCATCAGCGGTAGGTTACCAACCAACATTGGCAACTGAAATGGGGGCAATGCAAGAACGTATTACATCAACTAAAAAAGGTTCTATTACATCTGTACAAGCAGTTTATGTACCTGCAGATGATTTAACAGATCCAGCGCCAGCAACAACGTTTGCGCATTTAGATGCAACAACAGTATTATCTCGTAAGATTGCAGAGTTAGGTATTTACCCTGCGGTAGATCCTTTAGATTCTACTTCAAGAATTCTTTCTGCTGAGATTTTAGGTGATGAGCACTATAACACAGCAACTGCTGTAAAAGAAATTTTACAACGTTATAAAGAATTACAAGATATTATCGCAATTTTAGGTATGGAAGAATTATCTGAAGAAGATAAATTAGTAGTTCATAGAGCTAGACGTGTACAACGTTTCTTATCTCAGCCTTTCCACGTAGCTGAACAGTTTACTGGTATACCAGGAGTTTTAGTTGATATTAAAGACACTATTAAAGGATTTAATATGATTATTGATGGTGAGTTAGATAAGTATCCTGAAGCAGCATTTAACTTAAGAGGATCAATTCAAGATGCAATTGATGCTGGAGAGAAAATGTTAGCAGAAGCTTAA
- a CDS encoding FoF1 ATP synthase subunit delta/epsilon: MFLEIVTPEAILFSSEIDSLSVPGVNGEFQMLNNHAPVVSNLKEGTIKVHVHSQTNINLDDLKGKLIPDESDDKILTLAINSGTLELNDNKVIILAD; encoded by the coding sequence ATGTTTTTAGAAATTGTAACACCAGAAGCAATATTATTTTCATCAGAAATTGACTCATTGTCAGTACCTGGTGTAAATGGAGAGTTTCAAATGCTAAATAATCACGCACCAGTGGTTTCTAACTTAAAAGAAGGAACCATAAAAGTGCATGTGCATTCTCAGACTAATATAAACTTAGATGATTTAAAAGGGAAATTAATACCAGATGAATCAGATGATAAAATTTTAACGTTAGCAATTAATTCTGGAACGTTAGAATTAAATGACAATAAAGTAATTATTTTAGCGGATTAA
- a CDS encoding sensor histidine kinase, with the protein MEFKGGELIFLVSTLIIGLITIALVALFGVFQKKKKALLIDRDETKKRFEREIAETQIEIREETLRNISWELHDNIGQLLTLAKIQLQNATPENISEVSETITKGLTEVRALSKLINPEAIKNIKLGDAVQLEIDRFNRLNFINSTLIISGDEQIINKKSSIIIFRILQEFFSNTIKHSKASNLRVQLKFTDTELEVVAADDGVGFSSLENEKKGIGLENIKNRAKLIGASAVFTSEVNKGTSLKIVYKL; encoded by the coding sequence ATGGAGTTCAAAGGAGGAGAATTAATTTTTTTAGTTTCAACATTAATTATTGGTTTAATTACTATTGCTTTGGTTGCTCTTTTTGGAGTTTTCCAAAAAAAGAAAAAAGCATTATTAATTGATAGAGATGAAACAAAAAAACGCTTTGAACGAGAAATTGCAGAAACACAAATAGAAATACGAGAAGAAACACTTAGAAATATTAGTTGGGAGTTACATGATAATATTGGACAGTTGTTAACTTTAGCAAAGATTCAATTACAAAATGCCACTCCAGAAAATATTAGTGAAGTGTCAGAAACAATTACAAAAGGATTAACAGAGGTAAGAGCGTTGTCTAAATTAATTAACCCTGAAGCCATAAAAAACATAAAGTTAGGTGATGCTGTTCAATTAGAAATTGACCGTTTTAATCGATTAAATTTTATCAATTCTACGTTAATAATTTCTGGTGATGAACAAATAATTAATAAAAAGTCTAGCATTATTATTTTTAGAATTTTACAAGAATTTTTTTCGAATACCATTAAACACTCTAAAGCTTCTAATTTACGGGTGCAATTAAAGTTTACTGATACCGAATTAGAGGTTGTTGCAGCAGATGATGGAGTCGGTTTTTCTTCATTAGAAAATGAAAAGAAAGGCATAGGTTTAGAAAATATTAAAAATAGAGCTAAATTAATTGGAGCTTCTGCTGTTTTTACATCCGAAGTAAATAAAGGAACCTCTTTAAAAATAGTATATAAATTATGA
- a CDS encoding response regulator transcription factor, with protein sequence MIKYSVVIVDDHTLLSQAIAAMVNTFPKFKVLYTCKNGQELIDKFSASPEFIPDVVLMDINMPIMNGIETTEWITNNHGSVHVMALSVEDEDTTILKMLKVGAIGYLLKDTEKVVLEKALVEIAENGFYHTKNVTNLLMKSLSGNGGAEIHLKEREVTFMKYACSELTYKEIADKMCLSPKTIDGYRDVLFTKLNVKNRVGLVMYAIKNKIYTP encoded by the coding sequence ATGATAAAATATTCAGTTGTTATTGTAGATGATCATACATTGCTTTCTCAGGCTATAGCAGCCATGGTAAATACTTTTCCTAAATTTAAAGTATTATATACATGTAAAAACGGACAAGAATTAATTGATAAGTTTTCGGCGTCGCCAGAGTTTATACCAGACGTTGTTTTAATGGATATTAACATGCCTATAATGAATGGTATTGAAACTACAGAATGGATTACAAACAACCATGGTAGTGTACACGTAATGGCGCTTTCTGTAGAGGATGAAGATACAACCATTTTAAAAATGCTTAAAGTAGGTGCTATTGGTTACCTGTTAAAAGATACAGAAAAGGTTGTCTTGGAAAAGGCCTTGGTTGAAATAGCTGAAAACGGATTTTATCATACCAAAAATGTAACTAATTTATTAATGAAATCTCTTTCTGGTAATGGAGGTGCAGAAATTCACTTAAAAGAAAGAGAAGTAACTTTTATGAAATATGCTTGTTCTGAATTAACTTACAAAGAAATTGCAGATAAAATGTGTTTAAGTCCCAAAACAATAGATGGTTATAGGGATGTTTTATTTACAAAATTGAATGTAAAAAATAGGGTAGGTTTGGTAATGTATGCGATAAAAAATAAAATTTACACTCCATAA
- the rbfA gene encoding 30S ribosome-binding factor RbfA: MEETNRQRKIAGVLQKDLVDVLQKAAQDGMKGIIISVSKVHVTSDLGVAKVYLSVFPSSNRDEIIKGVQSNTVLIRHEMAKRTKHQLRRMPELLFFGDDTLDYIEEIDKSLKGEDDNPIKDPSVLPRRKRS, from the coding sequence ATGGAAGAAACGAATAGACAGCGAAAAATTGCAGGAGTATTACAAAAAGATTTGGTAGATGTTTTGCAGAAGGCAGCACAAGATGGTATGAAAGGGATAATAATTTCTGTTTCTAAAGTTCATGTAACTTCAGATTTAGGAGTTGCCAAGGTATATTTAAGTGTTTTTCCTTCAAGTAATAGAGACGAAATTATTAAAGGTGTACAATCTAACACCGTTTTAATTCGTCATGAAATGGCAAAAAGAACTAAACATCAATTACGTAGAATGCCAGAATTATTGTTTTTTGGTGATGATACTTTAGATTATATTGAAGAAATTGACAAATCTTTAAAAGGAGAAGATGATAACCCTATTAAAGATCCTAGCGTTTTACCAAGACGTAAAAGGAGTTAA
- a CDS encoding ABC transporter permease gives MNFPLYIAKRYLFTKTGNNAINIITIIASFGVIVGSLALFIILSGFSGLRTFSYSLLDVSDPDIKITSKKGKTFFYTDDIHQTLTKNSAIKAVSKVIEERVFLEYNDKNEIAYIKGVAENYTSITQIDSVVSMGNWLDSDFSNIAVVGNGISRKLSLGILNFGAPLSIMVPKPGVGFINPNNAFYKKDVQIVGLYSGTEEFESKFVFVSIDDAKNLLRYKDNEITGVEIKLKDNSTADLFSKQLQEQLGNQFKVQTKQQLNEVFYKVINTENFVSYLIFTLIVIIALFNVIGAIIMMIIDKKSNLKTLFSLGASIKEIKKVFVLQGFLLTVLGMLIGLTLGVLIVFIQKEFGVFMITQNLAYPVEFRFSNLFIVIATITVLGFIASKIASSRISKEFIEK, from the coding sequence TTGAACTTTCCGTTATACATAGCTAAGAGGTATTTATTTACAAAAACAGGTAATAATGCCATAAACATTATTACAATTATTGCTTCTTTTGGCGTAATTGTGGGATCTTTAGCCTTGTTTATAATTCTTTCTGGATTTTCTGGTTTACGTACTTTTAGCTATAGCTTGTTAGATGTATCAGATCCAGATATTAAAATAACTTCTAAGAAAGGTAAAACGTTTTTTTATACAGATGATATTCATCAAACATTAACAAAAAATTCCGCTATAAAAGCGGTATCTAAAGTTATTGAAGAACGTGTTTTTTTAGAGTACAATGATAAAAATGAGATTGCTTATATAAAAGGTGTCGCAGAAAATTATACTTCTATTACCCAAATAGATTCTGTTGTAAGTATGGGGAATTGGTTGGATAGTGATTTTTCTAATATAGCAGTGGTGGGGAATGGTATTTCTAGAAAATTATCCTTAGGTATTTTAAATTTTGGAGCACCTTTATCTATCATGGTTCCTAAGCCTGGTGTTGGTTTTATAAATCCTAATAATGCTTTCTATAAAAAGGATGTACAAATTGTAGGTTTATACTCGGGTACAGAAGAGTTTGAAAGTAAATTTGTTTTTGTTTCTATAGATGATGCTAAGAATTTATTAAGGTATAAAGACAACGAAATTACTGGAGTTGAAATTAAATTAAAAGATAATTCTACGGCAGATTTATTTTCAAAACAGCTACAAGAACAACTAGGTAATCAATTTAAAGTACAAACCAAACAGCAATTAAATGAAGTTTTCTATAAGGTTATAAATACAGAGAATTTTGTTTCTTATCTTATTTTTACTTTGATTGTAATTATAGCATTATTTAATGTTATTGGTGCCATTATAATGATGATAATTGATAAAAAATCTAACTTAAAAACACTTTTTAGTTTAGGAGCATCCATTAAAGAAATAAAAAAAGTTTTTGTTTTACAAGGATTTCTATTAACTGTTTTAGGGATGTTGATTGGTTTAACATTGGGTGTGCTCATTGTTTTTATACAAAAAGAATTTGGGGTGTTTATGATCACTCAAAATTTAGCTTATCCGGTTGAGTTTCGATTTTCTAATCTGTTTATTGTAATAGCAACCATTACCGTTTTAGGTTTTATAGCCTCTAAAATAGCAAGTAGTAGAATTTCTAAAGAGTTTATAGAGAAGTAA
- the dusB gene encoding tRNA dihydrouridine synthase DusB, translating to MIKIGNIELPDFPLLLAPMEDVSDPPFRALCKEQGADVVYTEFISSEGLIRDAAKSIMKLDIYEKERPVGIQIFGANLESMLKTVEIVEKSNPDIIDINFGCPVKKVVSKGAGAGILKDIDLMVSLTEAMVKHTNLPITVKTRLGWDHDSIRIVEVAERLQDVGCKAISIHGRTRAQMYKGEADWKPIADVKNNQRMHIPVFGNGDVTTPEKAMEMRDSYGLDGAMIGRAAIGYPWIFNEIKHFFNTGEHLAKPTIAQRVEMARRHLQMAIDWKGPVLGVFETRRHYTNYFKGIPHFKEYRMKMVTSDDAKDVFATFDEVEAKFGNTIIPQF from the coding sequence TTGATTAAAATTGGCAACATAGAATTACCAGACTTTCCGCTTTTATTAGCACCAATGGAAGATGTTTCTGACCCACCATTTAGAGCCTTATGTAAAGAACAAGGCGCTGATGTGGTTTATACAGAGTTTATTTCTTCTGAAGGCTTAATTCGTGACGCTGCAAAGAGCATCATGAAATTAGACATCTATGAAAAAGAACGTCCGGTAGGAATTCAGATTTTTGGAGCCAATTTAGAATCGATGTTAAAAACGGTAGAAATTGTAGAAAAATCGAATCCAGATATTATTGATATCAACTTTGGTTGCCCTGTAAAAAAAGTAGTTTCTAAAGGAGCCGGAGCAGGAATTTTAAAAGACATCGATTTGATGGTTTCTCTTACAGAAGCCATGGTAAAACACACCAATTTACCAATTACCGTAAAAACTCGTTTGGGTTGGGATCATGATTCTATTAGAATTGTAGAAGTTGCAGAGCGCTTACAAGATGTTGGCTGTAAAGCAATTTCTATACATGGTAGAACGCGTGCTCAAATGTATAAAGGAGAGGCTGATTGGAAACCTATTGCCGATGTAAAAAATAACCAAAGAATGCACATTCCTGTTTTTGGTAATGGAGATGTTACGACTCCTGAAAAAGCTATGGAAATGAGAGATTCTTATGGTTTAGATGGCGCCATGATTGGTAGAGCTGCAATTGGATATCCTTGGATTTTTAACGAAATAAAACATTTTTTTAATACTGGTGAACATTTAGCAAAACCAACAATTGCCCAACGTGTGGAAATGGCGAGAAGACATTTGCAAATGGCCATTGATTGGAAAGGACCTGTTTTAGGTGTTTTTGAAACCAGAAGACATTATACCAATTACTTTAAAGGCATACCGCATTTTAAAGAATACAGAATGAAAATGGTAACTTCGGATGATGCTAAAGATGTTTTTGCGACGTTTGATGAAGTAGAAGCGAAGTTTGGAAATACAATTATTCCTCAATTTTAA
- a CDS encoding EF-hand domain-containing protein, protein MGTKEKILEKIHGLINDKFQTPTEAFQFYDKDKDGSLNKDELKDLLKNADISSFLRGIVANELIKGYDKSGDEAINLEEFKIAISELERDL, encoded by the coding sequence ATGGGAACAAAAGAAAAAATATTAGAAAAAATACACGGTTTAATTAACGATAAATTTCAAACACCTACAGAAGCTTTTCAGTTTTACGATAAGGATAAAGACGGAAGTTTAAACAAAGACGAACTTAAAGATTTATTAAAAAATGCGGATATAAGTAGTTTTTTAAGAGGAATTGTAGCTAACGAATTAATTAAAGGGTATGATAAATCTGGTGATGAAGCTATTAATTTAGAAGAGTTTAAAATAGCAATTTCTGAATTAGAAAGAGATTTATAA
- the lepA gene encoding translation elongation factor 4 yields MKNIRNFCIIAHIDHGKSTLADRLLEYTGSVTDREKKDQLLDNMDLERERGITIKSHAIQMDYIYKGEEYVLNLIDTPGHVDFSYEVSRSIAACEGALLIVDAAQSIQAQTISNLYLALENDLEIIPVLNKVDLPSANPEEVTDDIVDLLGCDPEEVIHASGKTGFGVENILAAIIDRIPPPKGDPDAPLQALIFDSVYNSYRGIETYFRVLNGEIKKGQRIKFMATDNEYFADEVGTLKLSQVVKKSVKTGDVGYLITGIKTAKEVKVGDTITDALNPTTEIIDGFEDVKPMVFAGIYPVDTEDYEELRYSMEKLQLNDASLVFVPESSAALGFGFRCGFLGMLHMEIIQERLEREFNMTVITTVPNVSYHAYTKKNPTEIVLLNNPTDLPDPSRLEKVEEPYIKASIITKSDFVGQVMSLCIEKRGEIVNQTYLTTERVELIFDMPLAEIVFDFYDRLKTVSKGYASFDYSPIGMRTSKLVRVDILLNGSPVDALSALLHADNAYTIGKKIVEKLKELIPRQQFDIPIQAAIGAKIIARETTKALRKDVTAKCYGGDISRKRKLLEKQKKGKKRMRQVGNVEIPQEAFMAVLKLND; encoded by the coding sequence ATGAAGAACATTAGAAACTTTTGCATTATCGCACATATAGATCATGGTAAAAGTACGTTGGCAGATAGGTTATTAGAATATACAGGCTCTGTAACAGATCGAGAAAAGAAAGATCAGTTATTAGATAATATGGATTTAGAACGCGAACGCGGAATTACCATAAAATCGCACGCCATTCAAATGGATTATATCTATAAAGGAGAAGAATATGTTTTAAATTTAATTGACACACCTGGTCACGTAGATTTTTCTTACGAAGTTTCTCGTTCTATAGCGGCCTGTGAGGGCGCTTTGTTAATTGTAGATGCAGCACAAAGTATACAAGCACAAACAATTTCTAACCTATATTTAGCCTTAGAGAATGATTTAGAAATTATTCCGGTGTTAAATAAAGTAGATTTACCTTCTGCAAACCCAGAAGAGGTAACAGATGATATTGTAGATTTATTAGGCTGCGACCCAGAAGAAGTAATTCATGCTAGTGGAAAAACAGGTTTTGGAGTCGAAAATATTTTAGCGGCCATTATAGATAGGATTCCTCCTCCAAAAGGAGATCCAGATGCACCGTTACAAGCCTTAATTTTCGATTCTGTTTACAATTCTTATAGAGGTATAGAAACTTATTTTAGAGTTTTAAACGGAGAAATAAAAAAAGGGCAACGTATTAAATTCATGGCAACAGATAATGAGTATTTTGCCGATGAAGTAGGTACTTTAAAATTATCTCAGGTTGTAAAAAAATCTGTAAAAACAGGTGATGTAGGGTATTTAATTACAGGAATAAAAACAGCAAAAGAAGTAAAAGTAGGAGATACAATTACAGATGCATTAAACCCTACAACAGAAATTATAGATGGTTTCGAAGATGTAAAACCAATGGTTTTTGCAGGAATTTATCCTGTAGATACAGAAGATTATGAAGAGTTGCGTTATTCTATGGAAAAACTGCAATTAAATGATGCTTCTTTGGTATTTGTACCAGAAAGTTCTGCCGCTTTAGGTTTTGGTTTTAGATGTGGTTTCTTAGGAATGTTGCACATGGAAATTATTCAAGAACGTTTAGAACGTGAGTTTAATATGACGGTAATTACAACGGTTCCCAACGTATCTTACCACGCGTATACCAAGAAAAACCCAACCGAAATTGTTTTATTAAACAATCCAACCGATTTACCAGATCCATCAAGATTAGAAAAAGTAGAAGAGCCATATATTAAGGCAAGTATTATTACCAAGTCAGATTTTGTTGGTCAGGTAATGAGTTTGTGTATCGAAAAACGTGGCGAAATTGTAAATCAAACTTATTTAACAACCGAAAGAGTAGAATTAATTTTTGATATGCCTTTGGCAGAAATTGTTTTCGATTTTTACGATCGATTAAAAACAGTTTCTAAAGGATATGCTTCTTTCGATTATTCTCCAATAGGAATGAGAACTTCTAAATTGGTAAGAGTAGATATTTTATTAAATGGCTCTCCAGTAGATGCACTTTCTGCACTTTTACACGCAGATAATGCCTATACAATTGGTAAGAAAATTGTAGAAAAATTAAAAGAATTAATACCAAGACAACAGTTTGATATTCCTATTCAGGCAGCAATTGGAGCAAAAATTATTGCGCGTGAAACCACAAAAGCATTACGTAAAGATGTTACCGCAAAATGTTATGGTGGAGATATTTCTAGAAAACGTAAACTTTTAGAAAAGCAGAAAAAAGGTAAGAAAAGAATGCGTCAGGTTGGTAATGTAGAAATTCCGCAAGAAGCATTTATGGCGGTTTTAAAATTGAATGACTAA